The sequence TTAATTCATGCGTTTTTCCGCGGTGCACAGCGACAAGCACTACAGCCAATAACTTTGCCCAGACACTGGCCGACACATAGATGCTATTTGCATCTAAAACATCGCTTAACTTTTTGCCTATATCGGCAATGCTTTGCGGCGTATGCCATCCTGAAAAGGCCGTTGTCATTTGTGAAATTGCTTCTTGCTTTGCAGCAAATTCATTGTTGAACAAACTTGTCAACAACATCCGTTTATCTTGCTCGTTCCCAAGCAAGCGAATTCCACAAAAAGGCTTTGTTTCAAACATGGCTTTTCGGTCATACTGCTTCAGCCATTCCGACATCCGCATCACATCACTATGGATCGTTTGCGGGGAGACGAAATGGGTTTCCGCAAACTTGTCATAGCTCATCCATCCATTTGCATCAAGCAATTCTTTGACAAGCTGAAAAGCCCGTTTATGGTAATCTAAATCTAAATGAGAGCGCTTGTTAAACTGCGTTAATGTCCCTCTCAATTTATATCCAAGGCGGTTGTTGGAAACAATTTCTGCATTGATTAAATAGTCTTCATTCAAAATGCGAATGTCATTGCGAATCGTCTGGTCGCTTACGCCTAGCTGTTCGCCTAGCTCCCGGCCTGACAAAAAACGCCCCTCCTTTTCTTTTAATAATTGGAGCAGTCTGGCATGCCGTTTCTTCAATGCGACCACCTCCTAATTCTCACTATAGTTGGGCTCGCCTTCTCCTGCTAGGCTATCCTATTTCCTAAATGGTTAGGAAGTAAGCGCTGTCATAAAAGGAGATGATAAGAATAACCTATAAATCGATTTATCTCCATGTTTATTTTATCATGGTTGATTCAGCTTCTTTTCTAGTAATTTCATCCATTCTTCTAATGAAATTTGCCCCCACTCAAATTTAGACGCCCTCATATAGCTGGTTCATTTTCCTCTTGAGCAGCAGAAGAGCGTCATTTTATGGATGAAAAAGAAGAGTAGGCTACTACTTGGTTACCCTGCTTTTTTAAAGAATACTTGTAAGGAACCACATAAGACAATCGATGCAACAGGCATAACAAAACCGCCCCTCTCTAACCAAGCTGGAGAAAGGGACGGTTTTACTTACTACTTAAACTTTATTTCCCATTAACGATCGTAATGCAGCTTTCATCCCATGCTCTAATATACTCTGCACATGGAATGTAACTGTTTCCGTCAATTGTGTGACAGCGGTTAAATCGGTCTCCCAAAGCTGCTGATTGCTAAGAAACGCATGAATTGTACGCTGTAAATCCTCCCCATTATCATCGGAAAGAATTTGAATGGAACGAAGCGTTTTTTCATTCTCTCTAATCGGATACACAGTATCCCCACGTTTGCCAAACCATACATGGTCCTTCACATGATCAGGACGATAAAAGACGTATAAAGCGGCTAGTGAAAAGGTTAAAGCTGCTGGAAGGGCCTTCTTTTCTCTCACTGCTTCGAGAAAAGAAGGCAGTATCCTAGTCTTCCATTTAAAGATGGAGTTCAGTGAAATGTCTAATAGATGATGCTGATTAAATGGATTGCTAAACCTTTCCAATGTAGCGTCTGCAAAGCGGATCTTTTCCTCTTCATTGATATGAAGCAAAGGCAAAATTTCTTCGTAAACCCCTGTTCGGATAAATTGCTGGAGTTCCTCATCCTCCATTGCTTCCTTAACGGTATCCAGGCCAGATAGATACGCCGCCGCAAACATCATGGTGTGGGCGCCATTAAGAATTCGCACCTTCAGCTCTCGAAATGGAGCTACAGGCTTCCAATGGACGTTTAATCCAGCCTTCTCGAAAGGCAACTGTGCCGCTATTTCCGGTTTGGCTTCGATCGCGAATAAATGAAACGGTTCACAGGTGGTTAAAAGAGTATCCTCATAGCCTAGCTCTTGATTAAACTGCTCAATCCCTTCCCTAGGAAAGCCTGTGACAATACGGTCTACAAGCGTATTGCAGAACTGGTTATGCTGGTCGACCCAGTCTATAAAGGATTGAGGGAAGCCCCATTCCGTTGCCAGCCTAATAACAATTTCCTTTAGCAGTTGCCCGTTGTTGTCCAATAGCTCACAAGGAAATAGGATCATGCCCGCTTCCTTCGCACCTTGGAACGTTTGAAAGCGGTGATAGAGATAAGCGGCCACTTTTCCTGGAAAAGACAGGGGAGAACGCTCCATGGCGTACTCCTCTTGCAAATACGTCAATCCAGCTTCAGTGGTGTTGGAGAACATAAAACGAACGTCTATGTTTTCTGCTACCTCAAGAACCTTTTGCCAATCTGTGTAAGGGTTAATCCCCCTGCTGATCGACGTCACAATCTCCCTTTCATCCACCTCTGTTCCATTCAACATTCCCCGCTGCGCCAACGTATACAACCCGTCCTGTGCGTTTAATTTAGGCACCACTTTACCGTGTGGAGTCGGCTGTATCGCTACAATCGAGCCATTAAACAAGCCCTTTTTATTCAACGTATGAATCATCCAATCGACAAAGCCGCGCAAAAAATTCCCCTCGCCAAACTGGATGATACGCTCCGGCAAATGCGCGTTGCAAGCTTCGTTTGCGTCCTGTAGGAGCTGCTTTTTAGCTTGATTGTGAGCTATTAATTTTTTTGATAATTGTTCCATTTAGAGGTCCCCTTTTTATTTGATGAGCGTTAAAGGGTCACGCCATCCTTAAAAATAGCGATCTCTTTAAAACCGTACTGCTCATTTTTTGTCTTCTTTTCTCCCGAAGCGACCTGAAGCAAATAGGTGAAAAAGTCCTCTTTGACATCGTCCATGCTGCTGCCTTGAATGAGCTGTCCGGCGTTATAATCAATCCAGTTCTTCTTCTTTTCAAATAGAGCCGTATTGGTTGAGATTTTAACCGTTGGCACAGGCCCGCCAAACGGGGTTCCCCTTCCTGTTGTGAACAGCACGATATGGGCACCAGCTGCAGCAAGGTTTGTGACAGATACTAAGTCGTTTCCTGGCCCTTGTACGATGTTCAGCCCCTGCTTTGTAACCTTAGAACCATAAGGGAGGACGTCGACGACAGGGGCAAATCCACCTTTTTGGACACAACCAAGTGACTTTTCCTCCAGTGTTGTAATGCCTCCTTTTTTATTGCCTGGAGATGGATTTTCGTAGACCGGCTGGTTGTACTTAAGGAAATACTCTTTGAAACCATTTACCACATCGACTAAATCGTTAAATACCTTTTTATCCGTAACCCGCTCCAGCAGAATCGTCTCTGCGCCAAACATTTCAGGCACTTCCGTCAAAATCGTTGTCCCTCCTGCGGAGATAAGCATATCGGAAAACGCTCCGACCATCGGATTCGCTGTAATTCCTGAAAATCCGTCAGATCCTCCGCATTTTAAACCAACTTTTAACTTTGATAGAGGAATAGGCTCTTTTTTAAATGTTTTTGCGTAACTGACCAGACTCCCAAGTAAATCCAGCCCTTCCTCAAGTTCGTCCTCGACGTCTTGGACAGCGAGAAACTTTACTCGTTCTTCATCGATTTCCGAGAGGGCCTGTTTAAACGATTCTATAAAGTTGTTTTCACACCCTAGACCTAATACGAGAACCGCTGCAGCGTTAGGATGCTCTACGAGTCTTCCTAATATTTTTTGAGTGTTATGCAAATCATCGCCTAGTTGGGAGCAGCCAAGGGGATGGGGAAAATGATAGATGCCATCGATCCCTTCCTCTTGAAATGCCTCATTTCCCATTTTCGCGAGAATCTCTGCCGTTTTATTTATACAGCCTACGGTATTGATAATCCATATTTCATTACGAATGCCCGCTTCCCCGTTTTTGCGCCAGTACCCATCAAAAGTGGTTGCGGATTCCCGAACATGAAACGGCTGTGATTTATGTTGATACTGATATTCGAGCGTTCCTGATAGCTTCGTTACAACATTATCGGTGTGTACCCAATCGCCTTTTTGAATTGGCTTGCTTGCTTTGCCAATAGGGAATCCGTATTTTACGATGTCTTCTCCTACAGCGATGTCTCTGATTGCAATTTTGTGCCCAGAAGGAACGTCTCTGGATAAAGGAATATGCTCTTCTTTAAACTGGATACGTTGATCTTTTTGCAAGTCTTTTAAACTGACGATGACATTGTCTGTCGGGTGAACTTGAAAAAAAGCGTTAGACAAAATCAAAACCTCCTTATTTGTTAAACACGGATTTAATCTACCTCACAGTGTCCAGTTGTCGCTGAATACTGTTAGAGTGGATGGCTTCATCGATCCTTATTTAATTAGGAGAACAGAGAAGGCAGCCATAGGGAAATTGCTGGGAAATAGGCAACAAGCAAAATCGCAATGATTAAAACAATATAAAAAGGCCATGCCTCTTTAATAAAATCTTCAATTTTCACTTTAGTAATTGCCGTTGTCGTAAACATAATCGTCCCGATAGGAGGAGTGATCGTTCCAACACTAAGGCAAAGAATAAAGAAAAGCCCAAAATGCACAGGATCTATACCGAATGTTTGAATCATAGGCATAAAGATAGGTGTTAGTATAATAAGTAAAACGTTGCCTTCAATAAACATACCTACTACGAGTAAGAAGACCATAATGACAAATAGGAACAGAGCAGGGCTCTCGATAAAATTGGTTACCGTGCCAGTTAGTTGCTGTGGAATCTGCTCAAGCGTTAAAATCCAGCCGAAGGCCGTTCCCGCTGCAATAATGATCATGATCGTAGCCGTTAAATTGACCGATTCTTTTAAAGCGGTAACGAGCTGATTGCCCTTCATCTGGCGATAAATAAAAAACCCTAAAATAAGAGCGTAAATAACAGCAATCGCTCCGGCCTCCGTTGGGCTGAACACGCCAAAGCGAATTCCACCAATAATGATAATCGGCAACAAAATCGCAAACGCTGCATCCTTAGAAGCAATAAGCATCTCTTTTGGTTTAGCCGCTGGCTTTTTTTCCGTTTCAAAGCCTCTCTTTTTAGCAATAAAATGAACGAGGATCAAAAAAATCACACTAAGCATTAAACCCGGTACAATGCCAGCTAAAAACAGGTTGCCAATAGACACGTTCCCGATATAGCCGTACATAATTAAGGCGATCCCTGGTGGAATGATCGGTGTAATCAGAGACGTTGCCGCCGTTAATGCTGTCGAGAAAGCAGGCGGATAATTGCGCTTCGTCATTTGCGGCACAAGTACTTTGGACTGCATGGCCGCATCCGCGATATTAGACCCCGACAAGCCTCCCATCAGCACACTGAGCAATACGTTGACTTTCGCTAGCCCTCCTGTCATATGGCCAGTCATGACTTGGGCGAAGTTAAGCATTCTTTCCGTAATTCCGGTATAGTTCATCAGAATCCCTGCTGTTATAAAGAAAACGATCGCAAGGAGAGGAAAGGATTCTACGCCGCTCATCATTCGTTGGATTAAGATTTCATGGGTGAAGCTGTCATTCATGATAAAGTAGTACGCGCAGCCGGCGATAATGGCGTAGGCTACAGGAATATTCAATATGATCAGAGCAAACATGATGATTAAAGCAATCGTTAAATCCATCCTTACTCCAGTCCTCTCTCTTGATGTATATAAGCCCGGTCTCTTTTGATAAACACGTTAAGAAGATGAAACACGGCTAGCAACGAACCGATCGGCACCGCCAAATTAATGAATGTATAACTGATCCCAAGCACTGGGGTTACTTTGGCGACACCGTGAATGGCAAACGCAGCCCCCCAGTAGACAAACACAAGGATAGTGGCAGCCAAAATCACGACAAGCCTTGCCACCTGAACATAATGGCGTATTTTTCCCGGCATTTTCCGGACGAAATAATCGATCCCTACGTGTGAATTGTGCTTGATTCCAGAGCTAATACCGATAAACGTAAGCCATATAAACAACGCCAAACTTACTTCCTCAGTCCATGTGATCGGACTGTTTAAGACAAAGCGGAAAAATACGTTTGCGCTAATGAGAACAATAATTCCTGATAAAGCAAGAACTCCTAGATAATCATCCAAATGATGAAAAAAACGCTTCATGTTTATCACCTCTACGTTGTTGTGAGTGTAGGCTTTCCTCTAAGCATCTATCCAGCTTCTACCATAGACAAAGAAGTTGTTCATTCCTTCTAATCACGGTTATCCAGCAGTTCTTGAATCGTTTCCTGTAGATCAGGGCTCCATTCAGGAATACGGTTAAAAATCTCCTGCGCTCTTTCTTTAAACGGCTCAACATCAATCTCATTTATCTTAATTCCTTGTGAAGCAAAATCTTCGAGAACCTTTTCCTCCTCCTCGGCCACAATCATTTTTTCAAATTCTCCCGCTTCATCCCCCGTTGTCTGTAAAATGTCCCGCAAATCAGCTGGCAGAGAGTCCATAAACTCGTTTCCAGTCACCCATGGGCTAATAATCTTCGTATGTCCCGTTAACGCTAGAAATTTCGCGACTTCATGCGTTTTTGAGCCAGAGAGGACAGGCAGCGGATTCTCAGCCCCATCAATTACGCCCTGTTGCAAGGAAGCATACATATCGGATAGAGGAAGCGGTGTCGGTGAAGCACCAAGCACACTGAACGTATGAATATACATCTGATTGTTTGGAACCCGGATTTTTAACCCTTTTAAATCCTCTGGTGTCAGAACCTCTTTCGTTGTCATGAGATGGCGCTCACCATAGAGTGTGTTTGTGGTTACAATCTCTAAACCCTCCTGCCTCAAGTCATCCTCAAGCGATTTAAACCAATCGGTTGTCGTCAAGTAGAATAAATCCTCTACGTCGTCTACTAGATATGGAGCCGTCATCACTCCAAGATCAGGGACAAAGTTCATAAGGAAGTCATAGCCTGTAAAGATGATCACATTGCTCCCAAACAGCGCCTGCTCAACTACGTCTGCTTCAGAGCCTAGCTGTGAGCTAGGGTATAACCGTATGTTCAACCGTCCGTTGCTCCGTTCTTCGGCAAGCTCCTTCCACTTCCGCGCCATTTGGTCTACTGGTTCACCTGGCTGATTTCCGTAAGCGATATTCACGGTGTAAACCTGGTCTGGGCTATTGCCAGCATCAGCCGTACTGCATGCCGTTAACAAAGCTACCATTACAAGAAGTAAGAGGGAGGACATTGTTTTCCCATTCTTCATTCCATTCAGTCCTTACGTATAGTTTTTCTTATTGCTCGTCTTTGTTGATAACGCTTTCATTTTTGCCATAACAATCTGTTATTCTGACCTGTACCGATTTAAATCGTTGATAGACTCAGGCAAGGGACGAGCTAATTTCTCATCCCTTAGAGCTCTACGACCACCTTTATCACTTTAGATTCCGGTAATAGCCAGCTATCAAACTGTTCAACCATCTCCCTAAAGCTGCAGCGATGGGTAATGTACGGATCCAGTTGAATAGAGCCTGTTTCCAACACCTGTATAACGTAGTTAAAATCCTCCTTGGTCGCGTTCCTGCTAGCCATTAATGTCATTTCTTTTTTATGAAATTCTGGATCATCAAATTGAATCATTCCGTTGACAAGCCCTACGTAAACCAATTTCCCCCCATGAGCAACATAGTTAAAAGCTTCCGTCATGGAATGGTTGTTTCCCGTCGCATCAAAAACAATTGTCGGCAACTCGTCATTCGTTAATTCATTTAGCTTGGACAGAGGGGTATCCAATGCATGGATTACTGCATCTGCTTTGGCCCATTGCTGGCAAAATTCAAGCCTTTCTGCATTGACATCCATAGCGATGACACGGGCACCCTGTTCCTTGGCAAACAGCATCACGCCCAACCCGATGGGCCCTGCCCCGATCACTAAAACCTGTTCATTTCTTCTTGGCTTCGCCCGATTTACAGCGTGGGCACCAATAGCAAGAGGCTCAATTAGGGCCGCTTCATCATAGGAAAGACTATTGGTTTTTATTAATTGTTTAGTAGGAACAGCAACCAGTTCTTTCATACCACCATCGATATGAACGCCCAGCACATTCACCTTCGTACAACAATTCGTTTTGCCGTTTCGACAAGCATGGCAATTTCCACAGCTTAAATAAGGGATGATCGCTACACGATCTCCTGCTTGCAGCCCTTCTGGATTATGCTCGACCTCTTCAATGACACCAGACAGCTCATGCCCCAGTACTCTAGGATAGGAAAAAAAGGGCTGGTTTCCTTTATAAGCATGAAGATCAGTCCCGCATATGCCAATGCGTTTAATACGTACTAATGCTTCACCTGGCCTAATTGAAGGCGCTTTCTCATTTGTCATCTTGAATACATTCGGCCGTTCGCAAATGATGCTTTTCACCGTTTTCCTCCTCATTCTGTCCACCCTTCATTGTTGCCAAGATTCATTTTATCACCATAAATAAGTTATAAATATTGCGTATTATGCTCAATATATACCTTTTATTGATATAATATAAAAAGATTAAGATTTTAAGTTTGGAAAAGAGGTGTCGTAATTGGAGCCTGTCCGCAAAACATTTGATTCAGAGAATGATTTCCCCTTTTTCATTGCTTATAAAGATACGAAAACGCCTAATCGCGAGCTTCCTGACCATCTGCACGACTGGTACGAAATTGTCTATGTCTATCAAGGGAAAGGAACCTTTTTTATTGATCAGAATTTGTTTCAAGCTGAGCAGGGAGATATTATCACCATCCCTGGAAATACGATCCATCGTGTCATCCCAACAGCAGAAAATTTGATTACCTCAACAGCTATTTTTTTTAGCCCCGTTTTATTGCAGCGCTCTGTATTCTGGGATTCTCAATCCTATCTAAGATTGTTTGAGGAAGGCAAAGGACGCAAAAATTACAGGCACCGGCTAGAGCAAAAAAACCGTGCTCAGCTCGAAATGTATATCGATCAGCTCTGGGAGGAGGAAAAAGAAAAGCGCATTGACCAGAGGCAGATGTTAGCCCTTTTGTTGCAGCAAATTCTTTTGTTTCTAAACCGAAACTGCCTCAAGAGCGAGCGTGTCGGGCATCATAACGCTGGTCCAGTGTGGATTAATCAGGTTCTTGACTATATCGAGCTCAATTTAGAAAATGAGCTCGAACTGAACAATCTCGCTAAAATAGCAGCCGTGTCGCCGGCGCACTTTAGCAGGGTATTTAAAAAACTTATCGGCATGAATGTAACAGAATACATCACAACGAAGCGCATCATTATGGCGAAAAATTTACTACAGGAACAAAAAGAGAACATTGCCCTTATAGCGGAACAATGTGGCTTTAACAGCATGCCACACTTCTACCGGACATTTAAAAGGCTTACGTCCGTAACGCCGGCGGCATATCGAAGTAGCTTTGCCGAATAGATTTTTAGAAAACCTGCTTTTTCCTTCAGCCGATTGATTCTTCTTTTTAAAGGGACGAGGTACCAATGTTAGAAACACCACTTCGCTCATGGTCACATCCGTGTGAGGGATGTAGCACCTTTCGCTTCCATGAGCTTTTTTGTCGACTTTTAAAGGCACCAATGACATTTGCGCTAAAACCATTGACTAGGGAGTGAACGATCCTATATAATAACAATGAAAATTTTACAAATAATAAACCTCTTTTTCATAATCTCTTTATTCTTACATGGGACAATCATATTATCGCTATCATTGCCATAACTTAATAGACGCAGCCTGATGAATACAACCCTGATTAAACGACAAGGAATCGATTGATTCCTGTGATGAGGGCTTTTTTGCATGCTTTTAAAGGATGGTCTGTGCATAGTTTCCTCTTCCAATTTTGCTAAGGAGGTGACTTATGGAACGATTTTAATGCTCCTTTATAAGGGAACCGAGAGAACGTACCGCACATGGGTATTAACTCGCCGTTCCCATTGGCATTTTCGCGTAAAAATGAAAAGGGGGGTTTTGCAATGAGACAGAAAGCGGCGATAGTTGTTTGTATTTCGATGATGGCATTGTTTGTTCTCAGTGCTTGTGGCAATTCAAATGAAGACGCAGGAACGGAAAGCGAGGGGGAAAGCCATCAAGGAGACATTGTATTAGAGCTTTGGCAAAATGACGCGAGCGAAAAAGAAAAAGTATATCAAGATGCGATTGCTCGTTTTGAAGATAAAAACCCAGGTGTAACGGTGAACATGCAATATATTCCGAATGATGATTATAAACAGCGCATGGTTGTTGCCATGTCAGGAGGAGACCCTCCAGATGTCTTTTTTTCCTGGGGTGGCAGCTGGCTTAAAGAGTTTGCTGATGCCGGGCAAGTTGTGTCACTAAATGACTACGATATCGACTTTGATAAATTTCTTGATGTTGCGCTAACGAATACAACATTTGAAGACGATGTTTACGGGCTTCCGTTAGGGCTTACTCAAACACTGTTCTTTTATAACAAAGAAATTTTTAATGAATACGGGCTAGAGGAGCCGCAAACATATGACGAGTTTCTTGAAATTGTGGACACGTTAAAAGAGAACGATATTATCCCGATTACATTAACCAACCAAACAAAATGGCCGGGCACGTATTATTTGATGTATTTTGCCGACCGTCTAGGCGGCGAAGACCTTTTTCAAGGGGCTTTTAACCGTGACGGTACAGGATTTGATGACGAGTCCTATGTAAAGGCAGGCGAATACATCCAAGACCTTGTTGATAGAGGTGCTTTTAATCCAGGCTTTAACGGCGTTCCTTACGATGCAGGGCAAGGACGGCAACTGCTTTATTCAGGCCAGTCTGCAATGATGCTAATGACGAATACGTTTATCTCTAGCGTGCGTACAGAAGCACCTGAATTTGAAGAGAAACTTGGGATGTTCGAGTTTCCTGAAATTGCTGAAGGAAATGGCGATCCTTCCAATGTAGGTGGTGCAACAAGCCCCGTTTGGTCCGTTTCTTCAGCCACAGAACACCCTGACCTTGCAGTTGAGCTGATTAATGAACTTACAAGCATTGAAACAGCCGAAGATTATGTAAACCGAACGGGCAGCATTGCCGCTATTAAAGACATTGAAACAGATGACCCATTTATTAAGCGAATTGATGAAATCGCGGCTAATGCCAATGACATTCACATGCCTTATGACCAAACATTGCCCCCTGCTCTTGCTGAACTACATCTAGATACAACACAGCAACTATTCGGTAAAACGCTTACACCTGAAGAAGCAGCTAGCCAGATGGAGGAGAAAGCAAAAGAATTGTTAGATTAACAGATAGAAGAGAGCGCACTTTTTCGTCATAGTGCCTCTCTTTATCTTTATAAA is a genomic window of Shouchella clausii containing:
- a CDS encoding tagaturonate reductase: MEQLSKKLIAHNQAKKQLLQDANEACNAHLPERIIQFGEGNFLRGFVDWMIHTLNKKGLFNGSIVAIQPTPHGKVVPKLNAQDGLYTLAQRGMLNGTEVDEREIVTSISRGINPYTDWQKVLEVAENIDVRFMFSNTTEAGLTYLQEEYAMERSPLSFPGKVAAYLYHRFQTFQGAKEAGMILFPCELLDNNGQLLKEIVIRLATEWGFPQSFIDWVDQHNQFCNTLVDRIVTGFPREGIEQFNQELGYEDTLLTTCEPFHLFAIEAKPEIAAQLPFEKAGLNVHWKPVAPFRELKVRILNGAHTMMFAAAYLSGLDTVKEAMEDEELQQFIRTGVYEEILPLLHINEEEKIRFADATLERFSNPFNQHHLLDISLNSIFKWKTRILPSFLEAVREKKALPAALTFSLAALYVFYRPDHVKDHVWFGKRGDTVYPIRENEKTLRSIQILSDDNGEDLQRTIHAFLSNQQLWETDLTAVTQLTETVTFHVQSILEHGMKAALRSLMGNKV
- a CDS encoding C4-dicarboxylate TRAP transporter substrate-binding protein, with protein sequence MKNGKTMSSLLLLVMVALLTACSTADAGNSPDQVYTVNIAYGNQPGEPVDQMARKWKELAEERSNGRLNIRLYPSSQLGSEADVVEQALFGSNVIIFTGYDFLMNFVPDLGVMTAPYLVDDVEDLFYLTTTDWFKSLEDDLRQEGLEIVTTNTLYGERHLMTTKEVLTPEDLKGLKIRVPNNQMYIHTFSVLGASPTPLPLSDMYASLQQGVIDGAENPLPVLSGSKTHEVAKFLALTGHTKIISPWVTGNEFMDSLPADLRDILQTTGDEAGEFEKMIVAEEEEKVLEDFASQGIKINEIDVEPFKERAQEIFNRIPEWSPDLQETIQELLDNRD
- a CDS encoding UxaA family hydrolase; translated protein: MSNAFFQVHPTDNVIVSLKDLQKDQRIQFKEEHIPLSRDVPSGHKIAIRDIAVGEDIVKYGFPIGKASKPIQKGDWVHTDNVVTKLSGTLEYQYQHKSQPFHVRESATTFDGYWRKNGEAGIRNEIWIINTVGCINKTAEILAKMGNEAFQEEGIDGIYHFPHPLGCSQLGDDLHNTQKILGRLVEHPNAAAVLVLGLGCENNFIESFKQALSEIDEERVKFLAVQDVEDELEEGLDLLGSLVSYAKTFKKEPIPLSKLKVGLKCGGSDGFSGITANPMVGAFSDMLISAGGTTILTEVPEMFGAETILLERVTDKKVFNDLVDVVNGFKEYFLKYNQPVYENPSPGNKKGGITTLEEKSLGCVQKGGFAPVVDVLPYGSKVTKQGLNIVQGPGNDLVSVTNLAAAGAHIVLFTTGRGTPFGGPVPTVKISTNTALFEKKKNWIDYNAGQLIQGSSMDDVKEDFFTYLLQVASGEKKTKNEQYGFKEIAIFKDGVTL
- a CDS encoding helix-turn-helix domain-containing protein, coding for MEPVRKTFDSENDFPFFIAYKDTKTPNRELPDHLHDWYEIVYVYQGKGTFFIDQNLFQAEQGDIITIPGNTIHRVIPTAENLITSTAIFFSPVLLQRSVFWDSQSYLRLFEEGKGRKNYRHRLEQKNRAQLEMYIDQLWEEEKEKRIDQRQMLALLLQQILLFLNRNCLKSERVGHHNAGPVWINQVLDYIELNLENELELNNLAKIAAVSPAHFSRVFKKLIGMNVTEYITTKRIIMAKNLLQEQKENIALIAEQCGFNSMPHFYRTFKRLTSVTPAAYRSSFAE
- a CDS encoding TRAP transporter large permease, with protein sequence MDLTIALIIMFALIILNIPVAYAIIAGCAYYFIMNDSFTHEILIQRMMSGVESFPLLAIVFFITAGILMNYTGITERMLNFAQVMTGHMTGGLAKVNVLLSVLMGGLSGSNIADAAMQSKVLVPQMTKRNYPPAFSTALTAATSLITPIIPPGIALIMYGYIGNVSIGNLFLAGIVPGLMLSVIFLILVHFIAKKRGFETEKKPAAKPKEMLIASKDAAFAILLPIIIIGGIRFGVFSPTEAGAIAVIYALILGFFIYRQMKGNQLVTALKESVNLTATIMIIIAAGTAFGWILTLEQIPQQLTGTVTNFIESPALFLFVIMVFLLVVGMFIEGNVLLIILTPIFMPMIQTFGIDPVHFGLFFILCLSVGTITPPIGTIMFTTTAITKVKIEDFIKEAWPFYIVLIIAILLVAYFPAISLWLPSLFS
- a CDS encoding zinc-binding alcohol dehydrogenase family protein, yielding MKSIICERPNVFKMTNEKAPSIRPGEALVRIKRIGICGTDLHAYKGNQPFFSYPRVLGHELSGVIEEVEHNPEGLQAGDRVAIIPYLSCGNCHACRNGKTNCCTKVNVLGVHIDGGMKELVAVPTKQLIKTNSLSYDEAALIEPLAIGAHAVNRAKPRRNEQVLVIGAGPIGLGVMLFAKEQGARVIAMDVNAERLEFCQQWAKADAVIHALDTPLSKLNELTNDELPTIVFDATGNNHSMTEAFNYVAHGGKLVYVGLVNGMIQFDDPEFHKKEMTLMASRNATKEDFNYVIQVLETGSIQLDPYITHRCSFREMVEQFDSWLLPESKVIKVVVEL
- a CDS encoding extracellular solute-binding protein, encoding MRQKAAIVVCISMMALFVLSACGNSNEDAGTESEGESHQGDIVLELWQNDASEKEKVYQDAIARFEDKNPGVTVNMQYIPNDDYKQRMVVAMSGGDPPDVFFSWGGSWLKEFADAGQVVSLNDYDIDFDKFLDVALTNTTFEDDVYGLPLGLTQTLFFYNKEIFNEYGLEEPQTYDEFLEIVDTLKENDIIPITLTNQTKWPGTYYLMYFADRLGGEDLFQGAFNRDGTGFDDESYVKAGEYIQDLVDRGAFNPGFNGVPYDAGQGRQLLYSGQSAMMLMTNTFISSVRTEAPEFEEKLGMFEFPEIAEGNGDPSNVGGATSPVWSVSSATEHPDLAVELINELTSIETAEDYVNRTGSIAAIKDIETDDPFIKRIDEIAANANDIHMPYDQTLPPALAELHLDTTQQLFGKTLTPEEAASQMEEKAKELLD
- a CDS encoding TRAP transporter small permease codes for the protein MKRFFHHLDDYLGVLALSGIIVLISANVFFRFVLNSPITWTEEVSLALFIWLTFIGISSGIKHNSHVGIDYFVRKMPGKIRHYVQVARLVVILAATILVFVYWGAAFAIHGVAKVTPVLGISYTFINLAVPIGSLLAVFHLLNVFIKRDRAYIHQERGLE